In one Corynebacterium bovis DSM 20582 = CIP 54.80 genomic region, the following are encoded:
- the ppc gene encoding phosphoenolpyruvate carboxylase, whose amino-acid sequence MTPDVRDDIRYLGAILGDIVREQEGEEIFRLVEDARRSAFAIRYGDESVTDLTERFRDIPVDRALPVIRAFSHFGLLANLCEDLYEDRLREHAADAGEPAPDSTLEATWRKFDDGDVSASAVSEVMGRAHVAPVLTAHPTETRRRTVFDVQKDITRLMRRRGEILTAPHTARTDERLAALDRDIRRRVTVLWQTELIRSVRPRIEDEINVGLRYYGISLLREIPAINRRVIDHLVDTYGDDVPRTPVVRPGSWIGGDHDGNPYVTADTVRFATDRAAQTVMAHYLEELGTLEHELSLSSNLTDVTPELLELADRGHNDVPSRVDEPFRRAVHGIRGRVAATAVATLGDDIVPAGLDDAHEPYGSAAEMVRDLDTVDRALRQSFDGLIADHRLSDIRAAVQTFGFHLSALDLRQNSETFEEVLTEILARAGVTEDYSALEESERIELLIGELHTPRPLCDPDAEWSEVTERELGIFRAAAAAVRKFGPEVVPHCIISMASSVSDIIEPMLLLKEVGLFRADGDTPTGGVDVIPLFETIDDLAAGAGIMRELWAHEFYRAYVEQRGGVQEIMLGYSDSNKDGGYLAANWALYDAELQLVAAGEEAGIGLRLFHGRGGTVGRGGGPSYEAILAQPRGAVQGSVRITEQGEIISAKYGVPTSARRNLEALVSATLEASLLPVDHVEDPERAYETMRELAESSRRTYARLMHEDAGFIGYFTSSTPLAEIGSLNIGSRPSSRKQTDSIEDLRAIPWVLSWTQSRTMLPGWFGVGSALRDWIGEGDDAASRLDYLRGLSRRWPFFASVLSNMAQVMAKADLSLAKQYSTLVPDRDDAERIFGVIADEFQLTLEMFLKVTGAGSLLEDNPMLVGSVRNRFPYLVPLNVLQLELLRRYRAGDQSDDVRAGIRLTMNGLATALRNSG is encoded by the coding sequence TCGTCCGCGAGCAGGAGGGGGAGGAGATCTTCCGGCTCGTCGAGGACGCCCGGCGCTCCGCGTTCGCCATCCGCTACGGCGACGAGAGCGTCACCGACCTCACCGAGCGGTTCCGCGACATCCCCGTCGACCGGGCCCTCCCGGTGATCCGGGCCTTCTCCCACTTCGGCCTGCTCGCGAACCTCTGCGAGGACCTCTACGAGGACCGCCTGCGGGAGCACGCGGCCGACGCCGGCGAGCCCGCCCCGGACTCGACCCTCGAGGCGACGTGGCGCAAGTTCGACGACGGCGACGTCTCCGCCTCCGCCGTCAGCGAGGTCATGGGGCGCGCCCACGTCGCCCCCGTGCTCACCGCGCACCCGACCGAGACGCGGCGCCGGACGGTCTTCGACGTGCAGAAGGACATCACCCGCCTCATGCGGCGGCGCGGGGAGATCCTCACCGCCCCGCACACCGCCCGGACCGACGAACGCCTCGCCGCCCTCGACCGGGACATCCGCCGCCGCGTGACCGTCCTGTGGCAGACCGAGCTCATCCGCTCGGTCCGACCCCGCATCGAGGACGAGATCAACGTCGGCCTGCGCTACTACGGCATCAGCCTCCTCCGGGAGATCCCGGCGATCAACCGCCGCGTCATCGACCACCTCGTCGACACCTACGGTGACGACGTCCCCCGGACGCCGGTCGTCCGCCCCGGCTCGTGGATCGGCGGCGACCACGACGGCAACCCCTACGTCACCGCGGACACGGTCCGGTTCGCGACGGACCGCGCCGCCCAGACGGTCATGGCCCACTACCTGGAGGAACTCGGCACGCTCGAGCACGAGCTGAGCCTGTCGTCGAACCTCACCGACGTGACCCCGGAGCTGCTCGAGCTCGCCGACCGCGGGCACAACGACGTGCCCTCCCGCGTGGACGAGCCGTTCCGGCGGGCCGTCCACGGGATCCGGGGGCGCGTCGCGGCGACGGCGGTCGCCACCCTCGGCGACGACATCGTCCCGGCGGGCCTCGACGACGCCCACGAGCCGTACGGCAGCGCCGCGGAGATGGTCCGCGACCTCGACACGGTCGACCGCGCCCTGCGGCAGTCCTTCGACGGCCTCATCGCCGACCACCGGCTGTCGGACATCCGGGCGGCCGTGCAGACGTTCGGCTTCCACCTCAGCGCCCTCGATCTGCGCCAGAACTCCGAGACGTTCGAGGAGGTCCTCACGGAGATCCTCGCCCGGGCCGGTGTGACGGAGGACTACTCGGCGCTCGAGGAGAGCGAGCGGATCGAGCTGCTCATCGGCGAGCTCCACACGCCGCGTCCCCTGTGCGACCCGGACGCGGAGTGGTCCGAGGTCACCGAGCGTGAGCTGGGGATCTTCCGCGCGGCCGCGGCCGCGGTCCGGAAGTTCGGCCCGGAGGTCGTGCCGCACTGCATCATCTCGATGGCCTCGTCCGTCTCCGACATCATCGAGCCGATGCTCCTGCTCAAGGAGGTCGGCCTGTTCCGGGCGGACGGGGACACCCCGACGGGCGGCGTGGACGTCATCCCGCTGTTCGAGACGATCGACGATCTCGCGGCCGGGGCCGGGATCATGCGCGAGCTGTGGGCCCACGAGTTCTACCGGGCGTACGTGGAGCAGCGCGGCGGGGTCCAGGAGATCATGCTGGGCTACTCCGACTCGAACAAGGACGGCGGCTACCTCGCCGCGAACTGGGCCCTCTACGACGCCGAGCTGCAGCTCGTCGCCGCCGGTGAGGAGGCCGGGATCGGCCTGCGGCTGTTCCACGGCCGCGGCGGGACCGTCGGCCGCGGCGGCGGGCCGAGCTACGAGGCGATCCTCGCGCAGCCCCGCGGCGCGGTCCAGGGCAGCGTCCGCATCACCGAGCAGGGTGAGATCATCTCCGCGAAGTACGGCGTCCCGACGTCGGCGCGGCGGAACCTCGAGGCCCTCGTCTCGGCGACGCTCGAGGCGAGCCTCCTGCCCGTCGACCACGTCGAGGACCCGGAGCGCGCCTACGAGACGATGCGCGAGCTCGCCGAGTCCTCCCGCCGGACGTACGCCCGGCTCATGCACGAGGACGCCGGCTTCATCGGCTACTTCACCAGCTCGACCCCGCTCGCGGAGATCGGCAGCCTCAACATCGGCTCCCGGCCGAGCTCCCGCAAGCAGACGGACTCCATCGAGGACCTGCGGGCGATCCCGTGGGTGCTGTCCTGGACCCAGTCCCGGACGATGCTGCCCGGCTGGTTCGGGGTCGGTTCCGCGCTGCGGGACTGGATCGGGGAGGGGGACGACGCCGCCTCCCGCCTCGACTACCTCCGGGGCCTCAGCCGTCGGTGGCCGTTCTTCGCGTCGGTGCTGTCCAACATGGCCCAGGTCATGGCGAAGGCGGACCTGTCGCTGGCGAAGCAGTACTCCACCCTGGTCCCGGACCGTGACGACGCGGAGCGGATCTTCGGCGTCATCGCCGACGAGTTCCAGTTGACGCTGGAGATGTTCCTCAAGGTCACCGGCGCCGGGTCGCTGCTCGAGGACAACCCGATGCTCGTGGGGTCCGTGCGCAACCGTTTCCCGTACCTCGTGCCGCTCAACGTGCTCCAGCTGGAGCTGCTGCGCCGGTACCGGGCGGGTGACCAGAGCGACGACGTCCGGGCGGGGATCCGGCTGACGATGAACGGCCTGGCGACCGCGCTGCGGAACTCGGGCTAG
- the secG gene encoding preprotein translocase subunit SecG, with the protein MTLALQIILVITSLLMGLSVLLHKGKGGGLSSLFGGGMQSNLSGSTVVEKNLDRLTVITAIIWIAAIIGLNLVMHYGL; encoded by the coding sequence ATGACTCTCGCTCTCCAGATCATCCTGGTGATCACGAGCCTGCTGATGGGCCTGTCAGTGCTCCTACACAAGGGCAAGGGCGGTGGCCTGTCCAGCCTCTTCGGTGGCGGTATGCAGTCGAACCTCTCGGGCTCGACCGTCGTCGAGAAGAACCTCGACCGGTTGACCGTCATCACCGCGATCATCTGGATCGCGGCGATCATCGGCCTGAACCTGGTCATGCACTACGGGCTCTGA
- the pgl gene encoding 6-phosphogluconolactonase, which translates to MTGSHTDHSEGSGTVDVVRARDVDDLARRAARDAVHLIAQAQTGGGVGGDGRARIVLTGGGAGVAVLRELAVLDHAATAQADSFPVTAVDWSRVDVFFGDERYVPADDPERNDGQADRALFDHVAVPPENIHRYAAPAPGDDPAGDGLDEAAAAYATVVETHAPDGFDLHLLGMGPEGHVNSLFPDRAELVSTETVVPVRDCPKPPPERVSLTLDAVGRADAVWLLVAGEAKREAAGHALSGDDATAWPVAGARGRRSTVLYVDAAADPTR; encoded by the coding sequence GTGACCGGATCCCACACCGACCACAGCGAGGGCTCCGGGACGGTCGACGTCGTCCGGGCCCGGGACGTCGACGACCTCGCCCGCCGTGCCGCCCGCGACGCCGTGCACCTCATCGCGCAGGCCCAGACCGGCGGCGGGGTCGGCGGTGACGGGCGGGCCCGCATCGTCCTCACCGGCGGTGGGGCGGGCGTCGCCGTCCTCCGGGAGCTCGCCGTCCTCGACCATGCCGCGACAGCGCAGGCCGACAGCTTCCCGGTGACCGCGGTGGACTGGTCCCGCGTCGACGTCTTCTTCGGCGACGAGCGCTACGTGCCCGCCGACGACCCGGAGCGGAACGACGGCCAGGCCGACCGCGCACTGTTCGACCATGTCGCCGTCCCCCCGGAGAACATCCACCGCTACGCCGCGCCCGCCCCCGGTGACGACCCCGCCGGCGACGGACTGGACGAGGCGGCGGCCGCGTACGCCACCGTCGTGGAGACCCACGCGCCCGACGGCTTCGACCTGCACCTGCTGGGGATGGGGCCCGAAGGGCACGTCAACTCGCTCTTCCCGGACCGCGCGGAACTGGTCTCGACGGAGACCGTCGTGCCGGTCCGGGACTGCCCGAAGCCCCCGCCGGAGCGGGTGTCACTCACCCTCGACGCCGTCGGGCGGGCCGACGCCGTGTGGCTGCTCGTCGCCGGCGAGGCCAAGCGGGAGGCCGCCGGGCACGCCCTGTCCGGCGACGACGCGACGGCGTGGCCGGTGGCCGGGGCACGGGGCCGGCGGTCGACGGTCCTCTACGTCGACGCCGCGGCCGACCCGACCCGCTGA
- a CDS encoding glucose-6-phosphate dehydrogenase assembly protein OpcA, translating into MIIDLPTTDTQTIGRRLRHLREERGEVASGRVLTLIIVATGGDDLERILTAANDASREHPARVVVVVTHPDGGDPTLDGQIRLAGDAGASEIIVMHLHGELASHVASVVTPFLLPDTPVVAWWPSAAPRNPAGDPVGRLAQRRITDSGASDDPEELFRRRTTYTDGDSDLAWSRITAWRGLVASALDQEPYENVTSVTLSGPADDPSVDIAGGWLADRLGVPVTRHVSGETPTARTDAARAWSATGGAVRDTAPEAADGADAPDEPPAVGIREVHLARPTAPVTVTVEAPTTLRVASGTGRENVVALHHRSTGDLLAEELRHLDPDHTFGHALHGLVRVVRPDHRGGHRSATGGTVPPGAPTAGAADGAVDDREVSQR; encoded by the coding sequence ATGATCATCGACCTCCCCACGACCGACACCCAGACCATCGGCAGGCGGCTGCGTCACCTCCGTGAGGAACGCGGTGAGGTGGCCTCCGGGCGCGTCCTCACCCTCATCATCGTCGCGACGGGCGGTGACGACCTCGAGCGGATCCTCACCGCGGCCAACGACGCGTCCCGGGAGCACCCCGCCCGGGTTGTCGTCGTCGTTACCCACCCCGACGGCGGCGACCCCACGCTCGACGGGCAGATCAGGCTCGCCGGTGACGCCGGCGCATCCGAGATCATCGTCATGCACCTCCACGGTGAGCTCGCCTCCCACGTGGCCAGCGTCGTCACCCCCTTCCTCCTCCCCGACACCCCGGTCGTCGCGTGGTGGCCGTCCGCGGCCCCGCGGAACCCGGCGGGCGACCCCGTCGGACGGCTCGCGCAGCGGCGCATCACCGACAGCGGGGCCTCCGACGACCCGGAGGAGCTGTTCCGGCGGCGGACGACGTACACGGACGGCGACTCCGACCTCGCGTGGAGCCGCATCACGGCGTGGCGGGGGCTCGTCGCCTCCGCCCTCGACCAGGAGCCGTACGAGAACGTCACGTCGGTCACCCTGTCCGGTCCCGCCGACGACCCGTCGGTGGACATCGCCGGCGGCTGGCTCGCCGACCGCCTCGGGGTGCCCGTCACGCGGCACGTGTCCGGTGAGACGCCCACGGCCCGGACCGACGCCGCCCGGGCGTGGTCCGCGACCGGCGGCGCCGTCCGGGACACCGCCCCGGAGGCGGCGGACGGTGCGGACGCGCCCGATGAACCGCCCGCCGTCGGGATCCGCGAGGTCCACCTCGCCCGGCCGACCGCGCCGGTGACCGTGACCGTCGAGGCCCCGACGACGCTGCGCGTCGCGTCGGGGACGGGTCGCGAGAACGTCGTCGCCCTCCACCACCGGTCCACCGGCGACCTCCTCGCCGAGGAGCTGCGTCACCTCGACCCGGACCACACCTTCGGCCACGCGCTTCACGGCCTGGTGCGCGTCGTTCGCCCGGACCACCGCGGCGGACACCGGTCGGCGACCGGCGGGACCGTGCCCCCCGGGGCGCCCACCGCGGGTGCCGCCGACGGGGCCGTGGACGACAGGGAGGTGTCGCAGCGGTGA
- the zwf gene encoding glucose-6-phosphate dehydrogenase has protein sequence MPRIAGPSGLVIFGVTGDLARKKLLPAVYDLANRGLLPAGFSLIGYGRRDWSKADFEEQVLEAVKGRARTPWRQQVWDRLAEGIFFVRGDFKDDDAFDRLADLTRELDETRGTGGNWAYYLSVPPDYFPDVCHQLERSGLAAGADGWRRVVIEKPFGHDEASARELNEIVNAVFPESAVFRIDHYLGKETVQNIMALRFANQLFDPLFNSHYIDHVQITMAEDIGLGGRAGYYDGIGAARDVMQNHLLQLLALIAMEEPVTFNPSELQSEKLKVLRATSAVGPFARTTARGQYTAGWQGSEQVRGLREEDGFDPESRTETYAAATFGINSRRWAGVPFYLRTGKRLGRRVTEIALVFKEAPHLPFGPGQTAAQGNNVLVIRVQPDEGVLMRFGSKVPGSAMEVRDVNMDFSYSEAFTEESPEAYERLILDALLDEASLFPTNEEVEESWRILDPILDHWASTGRPDDYPAGTWGPDSADAMLARDGRAWRRP, from the coding sequence ATGCCCCGCATCGCCGGCCCCTCCGGCCTCGTCATCTTCGGCGTGACCGGTGACCTCGCGCGGAAGAAGCTCCTGCCGGCCGTGTACGACCTGGCCAACCGGGGGCTCCTCCCCGCCGGGTTCAGCCTCATCGGCTACGGTCGCCGCGACTGGTCGAAGGCGGACTTCGAGGAGCAGGTCCTCGAGGCCGTCAAGGGACGGGCCCGCACGCCGTGGCGGCAGCAGGTCTGGGACCGGCTCGCCGAGGGGATCTTCTTCGTCCGCGGCGACTTCAAGGACGACGACGCCTTCGACCGGCTCGCCGACCTGACCCGTGAGCTCGACGAGACCCGCGGCACCGGCGGCAACTGGGCCTACTACCTCTCCGTTCCCCCGGACTACTTCCCCGACGTGTGCCACCAGCTCGAACGGTCGGGTCTCGCGGCGGGCGCGGACGGGTGGCGCCGCGTCGTCATCGAGAAGCCCTTCGGTCACGACGAGGCCTCCGCGCGGGAGCTCAACGAGATCGTCAACGCCGTCTTCCCCGAGTCGGCGGTCTTCAGGATCGACCACTACCTGGGCAAGGAGACCGTCCAGAACATCATGGCGTTGCGCTTCGCCAACCAGCTGTTCGACCCCCTGTTCAACTCCCACTACATCGACCACGTGCAGATCACGATGGCCGAGGACATCGGCCTCGGCGGCCGCGCGGGCTACTACGACGGGATCGGCGCGGCCCGGGACGTCATGCAGAACCACCTCCTCCAGCTGCTCGCCCTCATCGCGATGGAGGAACCGGTGACGTTCAACCCCTCGGAGCTGCAGAGCGAGAAGCTGAAGGTCCTCCGGGCGACGAGTGCCGTCGGCCCGTTCGCCCGGACCACCGCCCGCGGCCAGTACACCGCCGGGTGGCAGGGCAGCGAGCAGGTCCGCGGCCTCCGCGAGGAGGACGGCTTCGACCCGGAGTCCCGGACGGAGACGTACGCCGCCGCGACGTTCGGCATCAACTCCCGGCGCTGGGCCGGGGTGCCGTTCTACCTGCGCACCGGCAAGCGGCTCGGCCGCCGGGTCACGGAGATCGCCCTCGTGTTCAAGGAGGCGCCGCACCTGCCCTTCGGTCCCGGCCAGACGGCGGCCCAGGGCAACAACGTGCTCGTCATCCGCGTCCAGCCGGACGAGGGGGTCCTCATGCGGTTCGGGTCGAAGGTCCCGGGGTCGGCGATGGAGGTCCGGGACGTCAACATGGACTTCTCCTACTCCGAGGCCTTCACCGAGGAGTCGCCCGAGGCCTACGAGCGGCTCATCCTCGACGCCCTGCTCGACGAGGCCAGCCTCTTCCCCACCAACGAGGAGGTGGAGGAGTCCTGGCGGATCCTCGACCCGATCCTCGACCACTGGGCCTCCACGGGACGGCCGGACGACTACCCGGCCGGGACGTGGGGCCCCGACAGCGCCGACGCCATGCTCGCCCGCGACGGCCGTGCGTGGCGTCGTCCCTAG
- the tal gene encoding transaldolase produces the protein MTTVSPDPTDRTSGPLGALAAAGTSVWLDDLSRVTLTDNSLRDLITDRGVVGVTTNPAIFAKAMSTGTAYDAQLGSLRDGDSSAAEAVFAMAVDDVRDACDLFADVNRATDGVDGRVSLEVDPRLARDREATVSQALHLAAAVDRPDALMIKIPATEECLPAVTDVLAAGISVNVTLIFSVARYQQVMKAFIEGIAAARENGHDISRIHSVASFFVSRVDTEIDARLDAAGTPEAAALKGKAGIANARLAYDAFRTGLLENATWQELAEAGAHVQRPLWASTSVKNPAYPDTMYVVELAGPQTVNTMPLDTLTATADHGEVTGDRLTGRRDESWAVFEQLEEAGIELDDVFRVLEDEGVQKFVDAWTELLEAIGERL, from the coding sequence ATGACCACCGTCTCCCCCGACCCGACCGACCGGACCAGCGGTCCCCTCGGTGCCCTCGCCGCCGCCGGAACGTCCGTGTGGCTCGACGACCTCTCCCGGGTCACCCTCACGGACAACTCGCTGCGCGACCTCATCACCGACCGTGGCGTCGTCGGCGTGACGACGAACCCGGCGATCTTCGCCAAGGCCATGTCGACCGGCACGGCCTACGACGCCCAGCTCGGGAGCCTGCGCGACGGGGACTCCTCGGCCGCCGAGGCGGTCTTCGCCATGGCCGTCGACGACGTGCGGGACGCCTGCGACCTCTTCGCCGACGTCAACCGCGCGACCGACGGGGTCGACGGGCGGGTGTCCCTCGAGGTCGACCCGCGTCTCGCCCGTGACCGCGAGGCGACGGTGTCCCAGGCGCTGCACCTCGCCGCCGCCGTCGACCGCCCCGACGCGCTCATGATCAAGATCCCCGCGACGGAGGAGTGCCTCCCCGCCGTCACCGACGTCCTCGCGGCGGGCATCAGCGTCAACGTCACGCTCATCTTCAGCGTCGCGCGGTACCAGCAGGTCATGAAGGCGTTCATCGAGGGCATCGCCGCCGCGCGGGAGAACGGCCACGACATCTCCCGCATCCACTCCGTGGCCAGCTTCTTCGTGTCCCGGGTGGACACGGAGATCGACGCCCGGCTCGATGCGGCGGGCACCCCGGAGGCGGCCGCGCTGAAGGGAAAGGCCGGCATCGCGAACGCCCGGCTCGCCTACGACGCCTTCCGCACCGGGCTGCTCGAGAACGCGACGTGGCAGGAGCTCGCGGAGGCCGGGGCGCACGTCCAGCGCCCGCTGTGGGCCTCGACGTCGGTGAAGAACCCGGCGTACCCGGACACCATGTACGTCGTCGAGCTCGCCGGGCCGCAGACCGTCAACACGATGCCGCTCGACACGCTCACGGCGACCGCCGACCACGGTGAGGTCACCGGCGACCGGCTCACCGGCCGCCGGGACGAGTCCTGGGCCGTGTTCGAGCAGCTCGAGGAGGCGGGCATCGAGCTCGACGACGTCTTCCGCGTGCTCGAGGACGAGGGCGTGCAGAAGTTCGTCGACGCCTGGACCGAGCTCCTCGAGGCCATCGGGGAGCGCCTGTGA
- the tkt gene encoding transketolase, which produces MTLSPELEALTVRNYPDDWTETDTRAVDTVRVLAADAVENCGSGHPGTAMSLAPLAYTLYQRVMRHDPSDTDWVGRDRFVLSAGHSSLTQYIQLFLGGFGLELDDLRALRTWGSLTPGHPEVHHTRGVEITTGPLGQGLASAVGMAMASRRERGLYDPEAPAGESPFDHFIYVIASDGDMEEGVTSEASSIAGTQQLGNLIVFWDDNGISIENETDIAFTEDVVARYEAYGWQTLEVTGEDVVGILDAVEKAKAETERPTFIRLRSVIAYPAPTKMGTGASHGSALGAEEVAGVKEILGFPTDRSFIVEDEVLAHTRALVDRGAEEHRRWQERFDAWSESNPERRRLLDRLTARELPADFDADLPVWDEGDDDLATRKASEAVLQALGATLPELWGGSADLAGSTNTIIKDSPSFGPASTSTPSFTAEPYGRNLHFGIREHAMGSILNGIALHGGTRPYGATFLQFSDYMRAAVRLGALMGTDIYLVWTHDSIGLGEDGPTHQPVEHLTALRAIPGLSVIRPADANETAQAWVAALRAPEGPKALVLTRQNVPVLAGTREKAADGVARGAYVLREASGGSPEVILLGSGSEVQLAVAAAGTLEKEGVPTRVVSVPCMEWFLDQDSSYRDEILPPSVTARVSVEAGIAMSWTRLVGLEGRSVSVETFGASADWKTLYREFGITAEAVVSAAHETLGR; this is translated from the coding sequence GTGACCTTGTCCCCCGAACTCGAAGCGCTGACAGTCCGGAACTACCCCGACGACTGGACGGAGACGGACACCCGGGCCGTGGACACCGTCCGCGTCCTCGCCGCCGACGCCGTCGAGAACTGCGGCTCCGGGCACCCGGGCACGGCGATGAGCCTCGCCCCCCTGGCCTACACGCTCTACCAGCGGGTCATGCGCCACGATCCCTCGGACACGGACTGGGTCGGACGGGACCGCTTCGTCCTCTCCGCCGGGCACAGCTCCCTGACGCAGTACATCCAGCTCTTCCTCGGCGGTTTCGGGCTCGAGCTCGACGACCTCCGGGCGCTGCGCACGTGGGGGTCGCTGACCCCGGGGCACCCCGAGGTCCACCACACCCGCGGCGTGGAGATCACCACGGGCCCGCTCGGCCAGGGGCTCGCCTCCGCCGTCGGCATGGCGATGGCCTCCCGTCGTGAGCGTGGGCTCTACGACCCCGAGGCCCCGGCCGGGGAGTCCCCCTTCGACCACTTCATCTACGTCATCGCCTCCGACGGTGACATGGAGGAGGGCGTGACCTCGGAGGCCTCCTCGATCGCGGGGACCCAGCAGCTGGGCAACCTCATCGTCTTCTGGGACGACAACGGCATCTCGATCGAGAACGAGACGGACATCGCCTTCACCGAGGACGTCGTCGCGCGGTACGAGGCCTACGGGTGGCAGACCCTCGAGGTCACGGGCGAGGACGTCGTCGGCATCCTCGACGCCGTCGAGAAGGCCAAGGCCGAGACGGAGCGACCGACCTTCATCCGCCTCCGGTCCGTCATCGCGTACCCGGCCCCGACGAAGATGGGCACGGGCGCGTCCCACGGGTCGGCGCTCGGTGCCGAGGAGGTCGCGGGGGTCAAGGAGATCCTCGGCTTCCCGACCGACCGGAGCTTCATCGTCGAGGACGAGGTGCTCGCCCACACCCGGGCGCTCGTCGACCGCGGCGCGGAGGAGCACCGCCGGTGGCAGGAACGCTTCGACGCCTGGTCGGAGAGCAACCCGGAGCGTCGCCGGCTCCTCGACCGGCTCACCGCCCGCGAGCTCCCCGCGGACTTCGACGCCGACCTGCCGGTCTGGGACGAGGGCGACGACGACCTCGCCACCCGCAAGGCCTCCGAGGCGGTCCTCCAGGCTCTCGGCGCCACGCTGCCCGAGCTGTGGGGCGGGTCCGCCGACCTCGCCGGGTCGACGAACACGATCATCAAGGACTCCCCCTCCTTCGGCCCGGCCTCGACCTCCACGCCGTCGTTCACCGCCGAGCCGTACGGCCGCAACCTCCACTTCGGCATCCGCGAGCACGCGATGGGGTCCATCCTCAACGGCATCGCCCTCCACGGCGGGACGCGCCCCTACGGTGCGACGTTCCTCCAGTTCTCCGACTACATGCGCGCCGCGGTGCGGCTCGGCGCGCTCATGGGGACGGACATCTACCTCGTCTGGACCCACGACTCGATCGGCCTCGGTGAGGACGGCCCGACGCACCAGCCCGTCGAGCACCTCACGGCCCTGCGAGCCATCCCGGGCCTGTCCGTCATCCGTCCGGCCGACGCCAACGAGACGGCCCAGGCCTGGGTCGCGGCGCTGCGGGCCCCGGAGGGCCCGAAGGCGCTCGTCCTCACCCGGCAGAACGTCCCGGTGCTCGCGGGCACGCGGGAGAAGGCCGCCGACGGCGTCGCCCGCGGCGCCTACGTGCTCCGCGAGGCCTCCGGCGGGTCGCCCGAGGTCATCCTCCTCGGCTCCGGCTCTGAGGTGCAGCTCGCCGTCGCCGCCGCCGGGACCCTGGAGAAGGAGGGCGTCCCCACCCGCGTCGTCTCCGTGCCGTGCATGGAGTGGTTCCTCGACCAGGACAGCTCCTACCGTGACGAGATCCTCCCCCCGTCCGTCACCGCCCGCGTCTCCGTCGAGGCCGGCATCGCGATGTCGTGGACGCGGCTCGTCGGGCTCGAGGGCCGCTCGGTCTCCGTCGAGACCTTCGGTGCCTCCGCCGACTGGAAGACCCTCTACCGGGAGTTCGGCATCACCGCCGAGGCCGTCGTCTCCGCGGCGCACGAGACGCTCGGACGCTGA